The DNA sequence AAACAGTGCTACGAGAATTCCCAATGCGTGGAGTGCGCCATCAGACATATTGTTCGCATAAAATATCAATGAATCTTTGTCTTCTGCAACATATTGTCTGAACTGCAATGTTTCCTTCGGTCCACACTTTCGGGCATGTACTTTATGCACGCCAGGAACTATCACTGCCAGATATTCCTCAATATTTTTTTTCACATCAGATGAGAGTTGCTTGAAGACGCTGTTTAAGTTACTTCCGTCTTGCATCAACATGTCCCCGGGATCGGGATCTTGCAGGTCTCGGATTATATCGGGATTGAGATTGTAAAATCCCATCCGAGAGAATCCATTATAGACAGGACGAAACTCGGGCAATCCAGAGGCGTTTACTAAATAGAGTCTATCTTTTATCGCTGCTGGTGACACCTTTACACTCGTATCAATTGTTTTTCCATTATCAACTCTGAAATATGCTTCTGGAGTGTTATCCTGTGCCCTCTGAATTTTACATTCTTCAGTTTTTACCACGTGCCTCCCACGTGAACGAGATTCAATACTGAAAGTGTAGTATCCGGTGGCACTATTGGGCAAAGTGAATTCAAGTCTAATATTAAAATGGTTTGGGGATCCGGGTGAGCGATGTAGAATATCCCTAATCCCTCCACGAGCGCGTAAGGCATGGTCAAGCGATAAATTCAACGCATCGGCAACGAATCCCAGCGAATCAAGAAAATTGCTCTTACCCGCACCGTTGCGACCTACCAAGAACGTTAATGGATGCAGCCGAACATCACATGCGGCGATGCTCTTATAGTTCTTCAGAACAACTCTTGTAATAAACGTTGAATCTCCCATGTTATTAAACCTCACCTTGGTGCCTCCCTAGAGCAAGGATGCCATGTAGGTTACGCTACCGGGAATCCGTCACCGACAAGCGGTTCACCATCCGCGACCTCGATCGTTGGAACGAGGACGTGGTTCGGCGATTGCGCGTTGTTATAGCAGACGTCTTGCGCCATGAAAATCATGACGAAGGCGCGGCGTTGACGTTCCGTGACATTCGGTAGCGTGCCGTGCCAGTTGAGGCAGTGATGAAACATGCATTCGCCCGCTTTCAGTTCCACGGGAATGCCGTGATCAATGCTCAATTCCCGCCTTTCTGCCCACAGGTCTGGCGGCGGTTCTCGCCCTGCCTCACGCGCTTTTGCCGCTGCTGCATTTGCTGCGTCTCTCGCTGCGACGGAAAAGCGTTCATCTTTGTGGCTCTTCGGCATAACGTGCATGCATCCGCTCTCCACCGTCGCATCGTCCAAGGCGAGCCAGCAACTCACAATATTCGGTGGGCTGAGGGGCCAAAAGAAGAAATCGTGATGGAATGCGAAATGACCGTTATCATGTGGGGGTTTGGAAATCACCTGATCATGCCAGAGACGAACTTCAGGCGTATCCAGCAGCCCACGCGCCGTTCCAGCGATGAGTGGGTGATGGATGGCTGCCTCGTAATGGGACTCCCGTTTCCACATGTTAACGTACTGATGAATCGCGCGCGGGTGACCGCTTCCCCGATTGAGTCGGTTCTCGCGTCGGTCATGTCCATACTTAAACTCTGGCGAGGAATCGTCGCCTTCATTAAGTTCCAATTCAATGACCGCATCCAACCCCGCGCGCATGGCTTCAACGCCCTCGCTATCTAAAACTCTCCCAAACTTGAGATAGCCGTTTTCGTGAAAAAAATCGACCTGCTCTTGTGTTACCATTGGCTGTTCCTCGCAAATTTGATGTTCATAATTGTAGCACTTCATCAAGGGCTTCTCGGAATTCATTTTGGTTTTTATCCTGATAAAACGGCAAACCGACAATGCGATAGTTCTTATCTTCTATGATGAGCTCACTTTTACGCTCGGTATCAATCTCTTTCAGAAAATCTTCTTTCCATCTGTCAAAATCTTCAATGTGCTCGCCTTTAGGTTCAATAAAAAGTTGGTAACTCAGTGTTTCACCATTTTTCTTACCCAGAAAGAGGACAAAGTCGGGTTGGAAGGCTTGTCCATCAAAGAAGTTATAGATAGAAAAATGTCTTTCGTTGCGGATGAGATAAACACCATCGTAAGTTTTCTGTAGATCCTCAAGATGTGTCTGTAGAAATTGCACGAATGCTTTTTCTTCACCGGTGCCGTAGAGACCATTAAAAGCAAACCATTCTTCGGCTTTCGCGAGATGCTCGGCTGGATGACTCTCATCAGCACGCGGATTATTAGTGCTGAATTTCAGGAGTTTGTCCTTAAAAACATCGCGGATTTGTTCCTGATAAAAATGTTTCGTGCCTTCTTGTTCAGTAATTTGTTTGCGAAGTTCGACTTCAATTTTTTCCAAAAGATCACAACACGCCCTGAGTTTTTCTGAGGCTTCATCTTCCAATTGAGAAAAATCTCCTTTGAAAGTGATTGACAAGCCTCCCAAATAGTTATCTGAAGTTCTAAATTCGAGCATTGATTTCAACTGCGGAAAATATCGTTTGAGGGATGCAAACTGGAAAAACGGATTACGCGCAATGGCGGTCTGGACAATATTCGGTTCAATATCTGTCATGGGTATGTCTTGACTGTCCTTGTTTCGCGTCGTATAAGTTTGGTCACTCTCTATCATACCCGTTACACCTCCAGATGCTTCATAGATGGTATGCTCATGCCATTTCCTTTTCACGCTTAGATCCGCCAAGTCCTCAAAAGATTTGACATGCTGATAGTCTTTCTGCGTCTGTCTATTCAACCAGATAACACCATATTTGTAAAGATCTGTTTCCTTGAATTTCTCCTTCAATTCCAGTTTACACGTTACGACCTGTTCATCCATTAGACCTCTCTCGACTAACGCTTTTTTGATCTCAGTGATATAGGGCAAATCGTTAATGCTATGATAATGAAATTCTTCCAAAACGCGGAGTTCATGTTCAATGTCTTCGTCAAATTTGCGTTTATACTTATCCTCGTGTTCCGGTGGCAGGCTAAAAGGATAATAGCGGGCACCGCGCCCGATAAGTTGCGCTTCGGCGATTGTTGATTTTCCAATTTTGTTATGTCCTGTACTGCCGGTATCATAACAGCGCACGATATCAAACAGGTTCAATACATCCCATCCCTCACTGAGCATTTGCACGGCGAAGATGGCACGAATAGGGTTGTTTTCTTCTTCAAGTCTATTTACCTCTACCTGATACTTCTCTTTTTCGACTTTGGAGTTGACAGCGAGACAGTATCTCTCGTGGAAATCCGTTTTTAGATCGCGTGCCAGTCGCTCGGAACTGATATTGCGTTTATCAAAGAAACGAAATGCCTGCTTAATAATCGGAACTTCAGACCTCCGAATCCTGTCAATATCCTTTCCGG is a window from the Candidatus Poribacteria bacterium genome containing:
- a CDS encoding type III deoxyribonuclease, which encodes MMSEQFLYEQLDTLSQFDVLDKEMPDSITQNLHPKFEIRDYQVEAFARFIHCLNKSFPGKRNPLHLLFNMATGSGKTLIMAGLVLYLYEQGYRDFLFFVNADNIIEKTKDNFLNSGSSKYLFNTNIYFGGKQVKVTEVDNFEGISENDINIRFATIQKLHSDLKVEKENSVTIEDFKNKKTVLLADEDHHLNALAKQRGKQQIEFDLAGEKLNQKEKPTWENTVEKIFKANKDNLLLGFSATFEDKKPAIVEKYRNKVIYRYDLVKFRNDKYSKDIEIVRSDFSLEDRTLQATLLSHYKQSVALKYKIQLKPVILFKGKSIQESKDNKADFHRLIDGLTGKDIDRIRRSEVPIIKQAFRFFDKRNISSERLARDLKTDFHERYCLAVNSKVEKEKYQVEVNRLEEENNPIRAIFAVQMLSEGWDVLNLFDIVRCYDTGSTGHNKIGKSTIAEAQLIGRGARYYPFSLPPEHEDKYKRKFDEDIEHELRVLEEFHYHSINDLPYITEIKKALVERGLMDEQVVTCKLELKEKFKETDLYKYGVIWLNRQTQKDYQHVKSFEDLADLSVKRKWHEHTIYEASGGVTGMIESDQTYTTRNKDSQDIPMTDIEPNIVQTAIARNPFFQFASLKRYFPQLKSMLEFRTSDNYLGGLSITFKGDFSQLEDEASEKLRACCDLLEKIEVELRKQITEQEGTKHFYQEQIRDVFKDKLLKFSTNNPRADESHPAEHLAKAEEWFAFNGLYGTGEEKAFVQFLQTHLEDLQKTYDGVYLIRNERHFSIYNFFDGQAFQPDFVLFLGKKNGETLSYQLFIEPKGEHIEDFDRWKEDFLKEIDTERKSELIIEDKNYRIVGLPFYQDKNQNEFREALDEVLQL
- a CDS encoding AAA family ATPase — its product is MGDSTFITRVVLKNYKSIAACDVRLHPLTFLVGRNGAGKSNFLDSLGFVADALNLSLDHALRARGGIRDILHRSPGSPNHFNIRLEFTLPNSATGYYTFSIESRSRGRHVVKTEECKIQRAQDNTPEAYFRVDNGKTIDTSVKVSPAAIKDRLYLVNASGLPEFRPVYNGFSRMGFYNLNPDIIRDLQDPDPGDMLMQDGSNLNSVFKQLSSDVKKNIEEYLAVIVPGVHKVHARKCGPKETLQFRQYVAEDKDSLIFYANNMSDGALHALGILVALFQGNQKIEERVTLVGIEEPEIALHPGAVAVLLDGLRDAANRTQVIITTHSPDLLDDKNLDVDSILAVEAYDGNTAIAPVDDASRSVVRDRLFTAGELLRSNQLQPDPASLRAAKEK
- a CDS encoding phytanoyl-CoA dioxygenase family protein, which encodes MNSEKPLMKCYNYEHQICEEQPMVTQEQVDFFHENGYLKFGRVLDSEGVEAMRAGLDAVIELELNEGDDSSPEFKYGHDRRENRLNRGSGHPRAIHQYVNMWKRESHYEAAIHHPLIAGTARGLLDTPEVRLWHDQVISKPPHDNGHFAFHHDFFFWPLSPPNIVSCWLALDDATVESGCMHVMPKSHKDERFSVAARDAANAAAAKAREAGREPPPDLWAERRELSIDHGIPVELKAGECMFHHCLNWHGTLPNVTERQRRAFVMIFMAQDVCYNNAQSPNHVLVPTIEVADGEPLVGDGFPVA